AGTCCAactcaacaacagcaaaaaaaccAAGGTGGTACATGTAGAACGCCTCAAAAGCTTCGTCGACCTCACCCAACCCGCAACAAATACAGATGGCGGAGCACAGTCAACGGACAGAGGGGGAAGcgaagaaacaacaaacaagatGTCCAAAGTAGAAGGACTAGCTCACCCAAGGAAACAACTGACAGAGACGAGAGTTAGGTTCACAATACCCCCTGAAGAGCCGCAACAACCCACCGCAGAAGCAGACGAATCCGTTATCCGTGAGGAGACCCACCAGAACCGACGATACCATTACGCATACGCAAAAAAACGATTTGCATTGGCGACGACACTCCTATATAGTATGGTACTATCACTGAAAGTACACACACCCCCGGCAGAGACAAGAGCACAAGGGATAACAAAAACACAAGCCACCTGGTGGTCGATTGCATTACTACTGGCAGCAACGAGACAAACACCCATAGATGGCGCACTCGAGGTGAAACGGTCAACCCATGGCGTTATATTCCAATCTATGGGAGAACGTTTCTTCTCCGATTCGGAATGGGTTGTCGTCAACGACGTCTCGTTTAACCAAGGAAACAAAGTAACAAATGAACTCAAGATGTGGCTAAttgaaaaaaccaaattaCCCGTATTAGGCAGTTCCAGCAATAAGGATTTCCAGAGTATGTTACCATCAGCAAAGACGAACGACCAACCGTCCAAAATACAACCTCAGGACATACTCAGCTACAATCAATCCAACGCCGAGAAAGCTCAACAACAGTTAACAACAATTGTCCGTGACCGAGCGGTATACGAGTTGACAAGACTAGAAACAATAGAGAGGAATTACCAAGGCCTAAAAACATCTATCAGACAAAGTAGAAACAAATGAGGACTGGTCGATGGAGGAGGCAAGATCTTGAATTGGCTATTCGCTGTGTCTACGACAGAAGATCTAGACAAAGTCAACAACCAAGTCGCCAAACTATCCACCGAGACGACGGCCATTGTCCACGCctgatgccgaagaggacaaaccctcggctacctagttgcccaagagaccccagccgacgattacatccgcttcgagaactgtcaagcgttccggtagaaacttcacctaccccagcctcatcgttggagagtggaacttcctttgttggtgaagccctaaattttgaaggtcctattccaaaggaccatttgaccaaagaagctgacagtcagggtgaataAATCGAGACTGCAAGAGATTCAGACTCGGATTCAGAAACCGAGATCGTTTTGAGAGCtgcaagtccagttgttccagtcagtggacaacaatttatagtgccatcCGGGCATATTGTGCAGccacaaagacaagctatggcagctgtcagaaaatttattagcccgcctATCTTTCGAGTTAGTCCGGATGAAGATGcgcaccaatggatggagcgttACGAGACAATTTCCTCCCATAATGGATGGGGTGACGCcgaaaaacgtaataatttcaatatgtacttggacgatactgcaagaaactggttcaattgtgcaaggctcccgaacgagtaAATGGTAAATCATAAACGaccggaagatatgcgattgcagcgcctctttcgtggccgaaggcaggcggtaaaaattaaaaaaaaaaaaggaaaaatccttaagactatccgggaaatacaagaaacatttaaacaagtaagcgcaaccggaaagaagaCAAACGAAGGAGTAcaagtcccttatttgccaagaggacgcaagctgatttttttaagtctcatcaaccttcgtggatcgcagaagattagtacagtcgggtcacctgtcttgaagaagggggacctgtcgcgggtgaaaagggagattggttatctcttcacagagatgagtcatccgctccttggacaacgctgcgatcgtggtgaagatattatcgggagaagtccgctccaagaaagatacgcagatacgcagtccggaaggggagtaattcgcgcgacggtataaaacgctgccccgaatctgcgttagatgagtctccatcgggtgagcacccggagctgggctccgtaagaggagttccctggtttccctagagttcttcagacgcttctccaacttttggtaatggttatcccttttgtttgcgttaaaccattgtttagaatttaagtcatcacttgttgtattcgtttgttcttgttccaatacaactcgtgtgacattGCTCGTTGTTGGGTGCAACATTTCAATTTCTAAATTTGTGGCTAACATCAACTGGTACTCCTTATTATATACATCTTGCCGAATGGATTGATCAAGTTTTATTATCAATCAAACCGCGAAACGAAATAAGACGAACCCCAAGATAGATCGCAAAATTCCTCTATGTGTTGAAAGCTAGTGAGCACCGAAATTGGCTCTTATTTTACTCTCCAATTGCTCTCAAAGGGATCCTTAGTAGTACTTATTACAATCATTGGCTATTATTGGTAAATGCATTTCACTTATTGTTGGGGAAAAATTTCACATTTTCATATTTAGCCACGGCAAGGATGCTTATTCACAGATTCATTGAATTAGTACCTAGTTTATATGGGCAGGAGAATTCTAGCTACAACATACATATTCTTCAACATGTAATCGAACATGTTGAACGCTGGGGAGCTCCATGGTCCAGTTCATTCTTTATATTTGAAGATGCCGGAGGcatgttaaaaaatgaatttcatgGTACAACCTTCGTCAACCATCAAATATTTGGCCGTTTTTTAGCAAGAAGAAATTATAGAAATATTAGTAGAAAATTCATTCCTTTTGCAGCTGATGAAGTGCGTGATTTTTTGTGAGTTCCTAGATTCACCTTTGTCATTTCACGTAGACGAATCATCTAATTTTATTTGCCAACCACTTGGGGGAAAAGAAATTGTGTTGTTGTCAGCATCTGAATGGTTAGCTGTGAAAACCGTTTCACCAAATTTAAATTGCATGTTTGCCTTTTCTTACAAGAGAATGGCAATCAAAGGGCAACAATTTACAACAAAGTTTTACAGTGAAAATTATAAAAGAGATAACTCGGCTGTTTCGCACGGTGAAAATATGCGGAAAGTTTATGAGATTCTTAAGATTATTCTATTAAATACAAAATGTAATTGCCAGAATGATAAAAATTAtctgattaaaaaaaaagatcggACAGGGCAGCAATCTGATTATTCAAATGTGATAGTATTTAAAGCCAAACAGTTAGCTTTAAGTCAAGTGCCCTCCATTTATGATCCTGTTTCCTCCATTAATCTAACTTCCTTTATACAAGAAGTGAAGAGAAATGTTGTATCCCCAATTGTAGACATTGATTCTGCattaattcaatttaaatgtttgttgatgaaagATATGAACGAACGAGAATATTGCTTAGAAAACAACTTTGTATTTGAGAAAGATTAACTGTAATGCATAATAAACCAATTAATTCCTAAaggttatttgatttttcatttattagataTTGATAAACAATTATTTTGGTTCTCTTTCAATTAATTGCCAATTAATTTATTGGCAATCAATTAATTTGCTAAATATTACGATTTGTTTAAGAATAATTTGCAACAGACCATTAATTGCGAATAAAATGTTattaatttcaattaattaTCTTATAATATAATTATCTTTCAATTAATTGCCAATTAATTTATTGGCAATCAATTAATTTGCTAAATATTACGATTTTTTAAGAATAATTTGAAACAGACCATTAATTGCGAATAAAATGTTATATTAATTGCTTAGTTATAAATTAATCaataattttccaaattaATGAAGTGATTTCGCAAATTAATTGAAATATTTCGGAATAAATTGGCTGAATTGTCAATTAATTGATAAAAATTTTGACTTGGGGAGCCTTTTGTGCTTCTCACTTCCTCTATATGCTGATCAATTTTTCCAAAAGAACGCCTCCTTATGGCCAAAGTagttgcgtttgttttatgACTTTTGCTATCTTCGTGCTGTCGAAGTGAAGAATCACCATGCTTCCAGTTTTTAAATCCCACACAAGGATCTCCAAATGTTGTTAACGATGGCTATTAAAATAGGAtgcaatgaaaacaaaatatttttcccgTTGCCGGGAGTAAAGAATCCAATCCCTAAAAACTTTTAACTAATTGATGTTTTTCTGATCCGTTGGAAGTACTCGGTAAAGAAGGCCTTtcgaaaattttctattttggtCACCAAATTTTTGCAAGGATGCCTCAAAATTAGACTTATCGTCGAGGTGCTGACAGTTTTCTGGGCCGATTTTAATCCAATAGTCTATATCGTCTTGACTTAATTTCCCCCAAAGTCCAGCGTCATTAGTACGCTCAAGCTTAACTGATACAACTGCTTCAGTTGAATTTGAAGCTCCCAAACACGAATGGAAATCGATGTCAACAACATTATGATTACCTAAATGATTTTCGACACGATCATCGTGAATGTTTTCATGTGAAACAGGAGAATCAGTAAGAAAATTAGATAAAGGACTTGATACATTCGATTCGATTTtgacttcatcattttcttcatcATGAACATCCATTAAAACTGAAACTGAGGCAGAGCCGTTTGAATTTAAATCAGCTTTTTTTCCAAATCCAAATTTGCTAAGTTTGGGTATTGAGTTTAATAGATGTTTCTCTTTTACATCTTTAGTTGCCTTAGCCTTACGATTTTCTGCCCCACTTGGGCGACTTGACTTTTTCAAGCCATTATCTAAATTTTACATAATTATTTTCGAAACTTAGTACGAGTGTACGACTTAGAAGTCTATTAGCAAATTAGCTTCTTCTCAACCGACGACTCAAGAAAAACTGAGCCGCATGAGGCGCATGTAATTTCCTTTCCCACGAGTACCAGAATCCTCAAGGGACGCGCAGAATTGCCAGAAGACCCCCAGGGGCCCAGTTTTGACCTTCTGCTTTCAAAATGAGAGAAttcaaagataaaaaaaaaatattaaatttttttttttttcgaaaactatttttttggcagttttcaacaaaattTGCGCCCTCCCAGTCCTTGCGCCCCTGGGCTTCAGCCCCGGTAAGCCCTATGGTTAATCCGGCACTGCAAAAAGCGATACCAAAGACCCCCCAAATttccaaaatttgaaaaatccCTAACTTTAACATAAAATATCTCCAGAACGGCAGGGAATATTAGAATTCTGAAAGAACAGGCAAATCCGGAGTCAAAAACTGGATAGGCATGTATTTGTTTTAGAATTTTAGATCCCATAgcggaaatagaaaaaaggggggtccATGAAATTGGTGCGCTTGAGTGGTGGATTGCTTTTTAAAAGGCTATTTTGGTCTCCCTGTTTCAATTTATCTGACCTCCCAATCCACCAATGATATTCCCTGTCACGATCATTCTTGTACAGTCTGATGTCATTATCCCTTCACTCTCagttttttgggggtattCGAGGGTATTCGAACTAGTAGCGTTTTGGTTTTTGCTACTAGTAGTATAGGGGGGGTATTCTATTAGTAGCATACCTGTTCTAGAATAGGGGTTCGAATATCCCCCGAATACCCCCTATACTAGGGATATTCGATTCCTACTAGCATCCTGAATTTACCCTTCCCCCGATTCTTCATGCATACCCACCAATCTATAAATATACTGCTTCACGACTATGAATAAATTACAAAATATAAATGTCTTTCAGAAGTCTTTATTCATCTGAGATTAGGCCATGGGAAGGAGCATACTACAACGGTGCAAGACAACATTtatacaaatacaacaaattttttatcataaaAACCCAGTTTGTTATTATAAAGAACAGGAGAACAAAATAAGACAACAGTATTTGCATTTTTGGAACACctcaacttaaaaataaacatcattGCACATGATGACACAATCAAGCTTATAAGCTTGAAAGCGCCCACTTTTATAAAAGTGGGCGCCATTCACTTTTAAGCTCGATTGTGTTAGCATTGCAATTTAGCCTTGTAGGTCTCTTAAACATTCTAGGGATGCTCTAAAGGCTGTTACTGAGGGAGAATGAATTTTAATATCGAAAACGCATTCCTCAAAAAATCCATAAAATGATTCCAAATACTGagggaaatttaaattaaatgcataaaacgagcaaaacaagtTAACGAAAGCAGTTGCAAAGTCGTTACCACACAGTATTATATCACGATCGATAACAATCCAGAAGTTTGTAGGAGTTTCCATCGTTCCCATGCAGCAGATGAATGGCTGCTTCAAATGAGGGTCTCGCGTTTCGCTTAATTGAATCAAGTCAGCATTATCCTGTAAACccaacacaataaaaaattgctaTAGTTATAAATAAAGACGAAAAAGAGTAAACTtttaaactgaaaagaaaattgcctTTAAAAAGACTATCAGTCGTTCCgtaatcaaacgaaaattaacTTTTCGGAGTTTAACGATGCTTGGAGTCAGCTTTAGTAACACGAAAACGGCCTTAAGACATTCTGTTAAAAGGTAATTCgtgaaaaatgacaaattaacTCGAAAAGTAGACTATAATCAACTTACCGTCAGGGCAGTCAGgaatgtcaatgttttttttattagccagagccaatattttaaataagaatttttctttaaagactTTTTCGAAGTTCTTGGCATCGGGATAGAGTAACTGAAATTCTACCTGAAACTTtaggaataaaaataagttagcTGAAACATCTCGAACGTATTGCTGTAGCACATTACCAGAGATCCATTTTGGAAGTCCTTGAAGCGGGGATATTCTTTCATGATGAGACCAGGTTCAGTCAgagtttgtttgatttctttttggcGATACCCAAAAGTCGCCTTGCTGTACTCAATGATGACTGTGTCATTATCTCCTCCAGGCGGATGACTCTTCAACCATTCAACCtgtaaatataaacaaagttaAAGCTTTTATTGTGGATTgaatgttatttaaaaaataaaccttaaacTGGCATTCGGCTTCATTGAAGATGTAGTcggcatttttctttacatgAGGCCGTTTCGTGACACGCGGTTTTTTTTGGATTGGAGAAGAGTCCTGTGTTGGCCTCTTCCGGCGTGGTTCTTCACGATGAACTTCCCTCAGTCTTTTCAGCCTTGTCTCAATAAAACCAGATCCAGTTGTTTGATTATAGAAATGACAAGAAAACACTTTGCCATCCACGTTGATTCCCAGGCAAGGAAACGCAGCCACTATGGCTTCAccaagattttttcttttctccgtCGGGGGAAATAAGTCGAGTTTTCCAGTCAATGTCACTAAGCGATTCACTAGGATCTGAACAATTGTGATGCGCTCTTTTTCAGTAATGAAAGCCTCAAGTCGTTCCAGGT
This sequence is a window from Daphnia magna isolate NIES linkage group LG7, ASM2063170v1.1, whole genome shotgun sequence. Protein-coding genes within it:
- the LOC123466538 gene encoding uncharacterized protein LOC123466538 produces the protein MESKTCISTLSAEDLRFHLLSTNKLPAGIPEKLLVIVKGNYSQLTSHLKLFHGFLKTTGHSNRTLYCGNADCKAGFNSFAKYRDHVINCLVKDPQPDVRQVLPDVSFQHIEPGVTDFDVSDPLQQDSFHQANATADKTTQRLARFFLELRAKHNVSHSAIDFIAKNIDTIFKDVAQFCDLETNLTLTNIEKATSKLNSHQKRIRYFTSNMGDNDTVIIEYSKATFGYRQKEIKQTLTEPGLIMKEYPRFKDFQNGSLFQVEFQLLYPDAKNFEKVFKEKFLFKILALANKKNIDIPDCPDECLKAVFVLLKLTPSIVKLRKVNFRLITERLIVFLKDNADLIQLSETRDPHLKQPFICCMGTMETPTNFWIVIDRDIILCGNDFATAFVNLFCSFYAFNLNFPQYLESFYGFFEECVFDIKIHSPSVTAFRASLECLRDLQG